A stretch of DNA from Mugil cephalus isolate CIBA_MC_2020 chromosome 12, CIBA_Mcephalus_1.1, whole genome shotgun sequence:
GGAACTTGCTCTAAACATTTCCCCGAAGAGaggaaatcaaaacaaaagccCGCCTCTCCTCGGAGGAGCCCTGTGTTTAACACGTTCATCTGAAACGGATGGTTCTCCTCCTGATAGCAGCTCAAGTCTACATCAGGACAACCAAAACATGGCCCAGtacaatgtgtgttttgtgttatgtctgacaaataatccaaaaatattcagttcacagtgacacagaacAGATATAAGTCTGAATCAGAGAACAGCTGACATTTTCGTATAGTCGAAATAAATCATTATAAATAATGAGGTCAGACGGCacaagttttaaatttaattgagGAGATTCTCCTGAATAGCTGCAGATTGTTCAGTGTGACTAATAGTTTCTGTCCTAGACTAGTGTGTTAATGATTAAACTGTATGTTTGTTCACAAATGGGACAAATGGTGATGGTGTGGATTCAGCCAAAGTATTATTATATGATAAATGCAAAAGAGGAAGGGTGATGAAGCTCCTAAAGTCCTCCCACAATGAGCTCTTccctttgtttctttattttttttcatggacCAGTCCATTGTTAGGGCTTCCCCTCCTCCTGTCCCACTTGAGGagcagagagggggaggaggtcaCAGACTCCCAACCAATGGGATCGTCTGGTTTCGTCCAGCTGGATGTGAACAGGCCAATAAACCGCTAGAGATTTAAACCAAACCGTTACTCAGTGAATGGCCTCAGTTTGAGGTGAGAACTAACATGCCAGTGCGAGGAATACACCTGTTAAATACTGTTTACCCTCCACTGTGGCTCACTGTAGGTTAACGAGCAGGTTTCGGAGTCAGCAGACGGTCTATTTGTCACCACCTGTATTCAGCCTCATTTCAAGATTAGACTTCCCTTCACAACAGCGTCTGCTCACAAAAGTATTCCAGGTCAAagttttgctgctgctgccgctggaCGCTGCACGCTTCCTGAACCCGATCAGACTTTTCCTCTCCAGAGCTGTCACATTTCCTGCCATTACTTTGCAGCACATTCCTTCACATTGACTCATTAGCCTAACAAAGATAGGCCTGAATACACAGCAATCTCTATGTATGATAAAGTATTTCACAAAACTTTAAGAAAGTTTGCAAGAAGCGGAGTGAAAATGTTGGCAAATACTCAGCCCCCTTGAGACCTTACATGCTACTTTTAGTTTCAAATATACAAACTAAAGTATACATATCTGCACAATCGGATTAATCAGACAGATGTGTGACATATATAATTGACAGTTTTGACTATCACATGTCACTAAGGAGTAAAAATTCCTATGTGATGTATTTAAATCACTTGTTTTATTGGACTAATACAGTTTACTACTATAAATAACACATATACTTATAAGTTCCTTACATTTGAAAGGGTGAAAAACAGATTAAGTTTGGCACTTGTGCttgaaaaatgtctcaaataTATTACCCACGGCAAGTAAATCACGGCAACACTAAATGGTGCACCCTGAAGTTATGTTTTGCTTTAATAATGAAGTTTAATATCCAGACATGTAAGAACAAAACCGTGATCAACACTATTTCCAACGAGTAACACAATACCAGACACTATAAATCCCACGCGGATTAATCGGACTATCCCATAAACTCCTTCTGTGTTATTAGTTCGGTGAAACAAAATAACCCTCGGTTGCAATGAGTGAATCCATTACTCCctcccaaaaataaaatatgaaacaaaaagtaGCGCAGGATCGCAGCCTAGGGGTGCGTAAGGAACGTCGGAACAACCTGTTGCgcttttaaatcatttaaaattaaggGGATAAAACTCACCTGATGCTCCCAGCAAAATAGCCAGGCGGTAAAAGTTCATTATGTTGTCCGTTTTCTATGGTAAAGTGCACTTTATCCGCATGTTAGTCATGTCCGCTAAGAAACTGCAGCCGCTGCAAACCCGGGACTCTGACTGCGTCTAACGGGACTGTACCATTTCACGGAGAGGTGAACCTCAGAGCTGCACAACAGCGCCCTGATACCGTATAAAGGATGCACAACTCCTCCCTGAGCCTTCGCCGAGTGTCCAATCCAAGTTGTATGTAGGTGCATATTATGCTGCAGGAtggatttatgtgtgtgtaatgcaGGAAAACTGTTATGAAAACgggaaaagaaggaggggagagaggtTGGAGTTTCTTTGCACACAAACGACCTGAATTCTTTAGAAACTTcgattttattttgccaaataTAGAACTGCACTTCTTACATTCAATGAATGACGTTTAGTAGAAtactgaaaaaatgaaaaaacaaaacaaaacaaaaaaaactaaaaaaaaccccagaaaATACGGTGAAAAATTAATTCAGAATAAAGTCTCACttaacatacattttttaatctgttgaTTAATTTCTTGACTAAGCGTTTGgtcttctgaaaaaaataaagatcagACACTTCTTTTGGCATATTCTCacaacaaagagagacaaacaatGCTTTGAAACAATAATCAAATCCCTGACTGCAAAGTGCAAAGTGTGTTTAGGTTGACCTGCTTTTTCTCAGGAATCGACTCGTCATCCTGGTACTCCTTTCCAGCTTCAGGACCGTATTTGTTATAATCCTCCATTTCTTCAGAGGGGCTGAGAGACAACATGTATCGTTGGTTGGGTGACTCATATATTACCAATCAATACACCAATAAACGTTGATGACGGTTCACAGAGACACAAGTTTCTAAGACACATAGAACTTATTTTTTGGGATGTTTGGCCTTTCTGCGGTAACAACAGAAGATCACAATTCCCAGAAGGACAACTGCTGCAACTACCACAATAACTATAATTGTAGTGGATGAGATGTTCATCATGCTGcctgcgtaaaaaaaaaaaaaagaggaaaaataacatttttaatatgcaaaatatattttggggCAGATAAATTACAATCAGAGATAAGTCAGAAATGTTTAATCACTTGGTTAACATTAAAGATCTTTGGTTAAAAATATGACAGAACTagaattttgtctttttgtggatGACACTACAGTCTTATTCTTACATTTCCGTTGTGATAATGAGTGGGAAGTGTGGTTCAGataaagcaaacatttgctgaGAAACATTCAGATGACTGGAGAGCTCATCTTTAAAGCTAGGTTGCTGATGGTTGCCCACTAGGGGGCAAACTCAGCATTGACCTACTAAGACGCTGTTATGGCAAAAGGCTGCTGAGCGGGGCTGTAAATTAATAAACTCACCTGGGGTCACAGCTAGGGTATAACTGTAACTGGCAGAACCGATTCGATTTGTTGCTGTACAAATGTAGTACCCAGATGTCTCTCTTGAGATGTGGAAGAGAGACAGCTCTCCGCcctctgcaacacaaacacacaaagtttaGTCTAAACAGAGCTGAGATTATGGTTTGTTATATTAACGCTGAATAACACTAACTCTCCAACAACCTGACAAATATGTGTGAATCAAAGCAACACATGGGAAATACATACTGATAATTGTTTTGGGTGGAAAGGGTCTGGAAATGTTTTCCACGCTGTAGCTCTTCCATTCATAGACGGGGTCTGGAGATCCCTCCTCAGACCGGCATGTAAGTGTGATGTTGTGAAAGTACTCTGGACTTCCCTGAAGCGTACAGTTCGGTGTAGAGGGAGGAACTGGacgatggaaaataaaaattcactTTATTGTAAGGGAACTGCAACAAAgtacaatattgatttttacATCGTTGTGGAGAAAACATACAGTACGATCATGAAGGACCCATTAATCGTGTCTGATAATGCTCACCCAGGACCAAAAGGGAAGTGGTTGCAGATAGCGTTCCCTGGTCATCATTGGGTATCAAGACACCGCACTGGTAATGGCGGCTGTCCCCAATGGTCACCTTTTTTAAAGTCAGCGTGCTCACTTTCCTGTTAATGTCAACCTCCAGTTGTGCTCTACCTTCGTATCCAGGTCCATAGTCGGGCTCGTTGTTCAAGAAATAGGTGGCCAGTGTTCTCTaggcacataaacacaaatgcatctGCTCAGTATAATGTAGCTTCAGTATGCAAGTATAATCTGACATTACACGTATAGGATAGAAGGTGTTTCACATTGTACATTACAGTTGACTATAGATTAGGTGGTTATatctaaattaaatatatacatattttttttacagcacttCCGTGTCGTACATTTCAGTTACATTTCCAGCCTCGTCTCGTTGCCACTGCAGCATTTTCTCCTATATTAATTATTCAACATTCACACTGCTTTGTGACTATTTAGCAACTTGCGAAATTATATAATACATATTAAGTTTGTAACCTATCAAATTAAAACTACAGATTAAATTTCTTCAAGCTACAGTTCTGACTCATTCACCTACTCATCAAGTACTGTACAAAGGTCATTACTACGATACTGTTATACGTCACACTGAAAGCAAAAGAACctatttcttttattacatAAAAACTTCAACATTATCTGTTTGATTGAGAGTATTATTAGGGAAGAGTTAGGCAATAAATACATGGATATGAAGTGGACATGTTACACATTCCTTTCACAATAAATTTCAATAACTGTATATAATTTTTTCTCACAGGCTGAGCTGAATATCTCCCCGAAGTATAGATCTTTATGTATAAAATCAGTGGAGTTCCACGTGCATTTTGTGAGCAATACATAAAATTTAATGTCTCACCAGCGGTTCACCAAGAACGTCGGGGTAAGCTTCCCATGTGAGAACAAAAGATTTTGAGATGGGTTGGGCTGGTTCAAAGTTACAAGTCATCGTAATATCGCCTCCCCTTGCTACCTCATATTCCTGCTTTGGGATGGACACCTTGATACTCAAGCAGCAGGGAATCActggaataaaaagaaatagacAGTAACAAAATGACAGCAGTCTACTATAATCATCACCTGCTTGTTTAATGAGACATTTTGTTTGATGTCAccaacattttgttattttttattttattttttttgcaggtaaTGTAAGAGCTACTTCCCTTAAGTGAAATATAATTCCACTTCAATCCCATGGTTCAGATTCAAGAAGTTGGGTTAATGAATAACAATTATACCACAGAGGTAAAGGTGTGGCAAAGGTTTTTttagaagagagaaagaaaacaagcgATGAATCTCACCTGTGAGTATCAGAAACAGCTTTCGCCATCCAAGTAGTGCCTCTGTTGTCATTTCAAAAAGAGGATAAAAGCCTCCAGCCTTTAGTAAAACCTGAAACCGATGCTCTGAGTCTGAGAGTCGGAGCCCGCCTAAGTTACAGAGACGTTGACTCCTTCAGGATATAACTTAACAGCTATCGGTCACATGTCACCTGACGTCCAATCATTCATCTGTTCTATTTCCCtctatatagatagatagagatttaaaaaaaaaaaattttttactGCTAGTAAAGTTCACTTGCAGTTCATGTTGCAGAgggaaaaacagagaaactgaaagagaCAAAATTTTGTAACTGGAAGTTTTCTGGTTTGTGGTCAGAGTTGCATTTGTGCAAGgcttagatagatagatagatagatagatagatagatagatagatagatagatagatagatagatagatagatagatagatagatagattgattaTTCTGTGTTTACTTTGACATGACCTGATTAAACAAGCCACTTGGGTTTGTAAAACACCAGCTGTAAGGAGGTTTTTACGGCTGCTTTTTaagtgtatttatgtatttgtctTGTGGAGCATCTGCTACTGGACTCTTATCTGCTGCATTCGTATTTGAAAGGCATAGGATTTGCTctttcagtttgtaagataaTAAAGTAGCAGGAATTTGCAGCAAAGGGGCCAAACCCCTCCTAACCaactttacacatttaaacagcacAGTTCGAATCAGGGAAGACGATATTATCTTGGCATGTGCTCTGCCCATGTAATAAGCAGGAAGTGGCTCGGACATAAGGAACATAACTCTACATTAGAGAAGTGAAATTatctttctctgcagctcccCGATTCGCAGGTCTGCTTCTGCACAGAGACGACAAGCAAGGTTAGATTTACATGTGGATGTCATTGACACTGAAATAATGTGTCATTTATACAGCTCTCAGGTGGTGCACaacatatgtttttgtgttttctgcaacGTCTGTTCATGCATATTGTCCCTGTATTCAAACTTAGACATGCTCAAAACTGGGTTGTGTGTTTTACCTTATGAACACATAATATATCTGCAATTTGTCTAACTGAGAACGTATGTGGTAATTACAGTCCTGTTTACCCTATTGTGAACATAACATTTATGTtgtctgcaaatgtgtgtgttttctgcttccTACTTCAGTGCATTTATATGCGCCTGGTTACACATAGAGAAGAGCAGCAATTCTTTGTGTATAAACAATGAATCAAATATCAAGTGATGTTCAAAGGAAGATTGATTACTAGACTTATTGTTTCAGACTTATTCTAAAGTGCGAGGCAAAAACGAAACATATTCGTATGTAGGCTAGAAGAAATTTTCAAACGTAAAGTAAGCCGTTATTGAGTatgtttatatgaaaaaaaaataaaaaaattattggctatatctgactttaactggacagtccgactaaaattggagttctccttatccgattaggacacccagataatgcaactgGAAATCGactttctccggcatgtatatcCACTATATCCATAACCGCTGCGCGggcgtatgaccccggaacaaaaacatccaagaaagtcggtggcagaagaagaagatggtaagtagagctggtagaagaactgtctgaggaaTAGTGCAAATCGTGCTATAAAAATAGTGCTATCTGCACCGTAAGTAGCTCATCACGCACATTACacatgagattaaaaaagctgaagtaTTATCCAtctgcttgttgtttgaaataccaGTGTTCATGcggtaggtaccagatctgcttgCCCCAAACATccggcgcttccagatgacgtcactaTATGTTCGCCCTGCATGTTCGGCTTCATTTGGTTGCGAGATCGGTTCGTGGttaattttgcacaaaacacaaaaactacgatgacagcacattattcataaaaattaATAACATGTCAAAATAGTTCGAgttcaattcatttatttgtatagtAATAAGTTTTATCCTGAAGAAGATCAGACAAAAATgccaggacaaaacaaaaccgataaGTTGCTCATTCAGCCTCATTTCAAGATTAGACTTCCCTTCACAACAGCGTCTGCTCACAAAAGTATTCCAGGTCAAagtcttgctgctgctgccgctggaCGCTGCACGCTTCCTGAACCTGATCAGACTTTACTTCTCCAGAGCTGTCACATTTCCTGCCATGACTTTGGGGCACATTCCTTCACATTGACTCATTAGTCCAACAAAGATAGGCCTGGATACACAGCAATCTCTATGTATGATAAAGTATTTCACAAAACTTTAAGAAAGTTTGCAAGAAGTGGAGTGAAAATGTTGGCAAAAATACTCAGCCCCCTTGAGACCTCACATGCTACTTTTAGTTTCAAATATACAAACTCAAGTATACATATCTGCACAATCGGATTAATCAGACAGATGTGTGACATATATAATTGACAGTTTTGACTATCACATGTCACTAAGGAGTAAAAATTCCTATGTGATGTATTTAAATCACTTGTTTTATTGGACTAATACAGTTTACTACTATAAATAACACATATACTTATAAGTTCCTTACATTTGAAAGGGTGAAAAACAGATTAAGTTTGGCACTTGTGCttgaaaaatgtctcaaataTATCACCCACGGCAAGTAAAGCACTGCAACACTAAATGGTGCACCCTAAAGTTATGTTGTGCTTTAATAATGAAGTTTAATATCCAGACATGTAAGAACAAAACCATGATCAACACTATTTCCACCGAGTAACACAATACCAGACACTATAAATCCCACACGGATTAATCGGACTATCCCATAAACTCCTTCTGTGTTATTAGTTCGGTGAAACAAAATAACCCTCGGTTGCAATGAGTGAATCCATTACTCCctcccaaaaataaaatatgaaacaaaaagtaGCGCAGGATCTCAGCCTGGAGGTGCGTAAGGAACGTCGGAACAACCTGTTGCGCTTTTAAATCGTTTAAAATTAAGGGGATAAAACTCACCTGATGCTCCCAGCAAAATAGCCAGGCGGTAAAAGTTCATTATGTTGTCCGTTTTCTATGGTAAAGTGCACTTTATCCGCATGTTAGTCATGTCCGCTAAGAAACTGCAGCCGCTGCAAACCCGGGACTCTGACTGCGTCTAACGGGACTGTACCACTTCACGGAGAGGTGAACCTCAGGGGCTGCACAACAGCGCCCTGATACCGTATAAAGGATGCACAACTCCTCCCTGAGCCTTCGCCGAGTGTCCAATCCAAGTTGTATGTAGGTGCATATTATGCTGCAGGATggatttatatttgtgtaatgCAGGAAAACTGTTATAAAAACgggaaaagaaggaggggagagaggtTGGAGTTTCTTTGCACACAAACGACCTGAATTCTTTAGAAACTTcgattttattttgccaaataTAGAACTGCACTTCTTACATTCAATGAATGACGTTTAGTAGAAtactgaaaaaatgaaaaaacaaaaacagaaaacacggTGAACAATTAATTCAGAATAAAGTCTCACttaacatacatttttttaatctgttgatTAATTTCTTGACTAAGCGTTTGgtcttctgaaaaaaataaagatcagACACTTCTTTTGGCATATTCTCacaacaaagagagacaaacaatGCTTTGAAACAATAATCAAATCCCTGACTGCAAAGTGCAAAGTGTGTTTAGGTGATTTTAAGTGATTGTAGGTTTTTATTGCCCAActcatgacatttatttaaatttaaaatgtcataatGCTAAAGTTGTCCTGAAGAAAGTTGTTCAAGAGAGAATTTACTTCCTCTCTATTAGAAGGTGTCAATGATGAGACTATCATAGGCGGTTTAAACTTCTGCGCCGCCCGTAGTTTAGCCTACGCAGAGCCTAGCGCgtagctgatgtgcacctccccagaagcGTAAAAACATGTACGAAATTTTGCGAAAGTTTCAGTTACcattgttgaaactgaagcagaaagtaaaaacacatattgacccaactggcaaaaaacaaaaaaaaggacacagcagcgACTAGCATTTGGGtcgtttttacagagtgagccaaaCTGATGAGGCACAAGCATAAATGTCTCCGACACCTGTGTAGGTCCCCGAAGTACTTTAAAGGCACCTTAAGACTAGACTTTAAGtaaaccatcatcatcatatctACCACCGTCGTGATCTCGTTCGTAGTCAAGGCGATCGCGACTACCGTAACGATGTCGCTGGTCATCAAGGCGATCGCGACTACCACCATAGCGATCTCGCTGGTCGACAAGGTGATCACGACTACCGTGGCGATCTCTCTGGTCGTCAAGGCGATCGCGACTACCACCATAGCGATCTCGCTGGTCGTCAAGGCGATCGCGACTGCCGCCATAGCGATCTCGCTGGTCGTCAAGGCGATCGCGACTGCCGCCATAGCGATCTCGTTGTTCGTCGAGGCGATCGCGACTACCACCATATCGATCTCGTTGGTCGTCGAGGCGATCGCGACTACCACCATAGCGATCTCGTTGGTCGTCGAGGCGATCGCGACTTCCCCGATAGCGATCACCCTGGTCGTCCCGGTAACGCTGAGAACCAACGTCACTGCTGTTGCCATCAGGCCTTCCTTTCCCACTATTATAACTGTACTGGTCATCGTCCAACTTCCGCCTTGCTCCTTCTGTGCCGTAAGTGTCAGGAGGTAAATCGACTGTGTTTTGGTTGACCTGCTTTTTCTCAGGAATCGACTCGTCATCCCGGTACTCCTTTCCAGTTTCATGGCCATAATCCTCCATTTCTTCAGAGGGGCTGAGAGACAACATGTATCGTTGGTTGGGTGACTCATATATTACCAATCAATACACCAATAAACGTTGATGACGGTTCACAGAGACACAAGTTTCTAGGACATATAGAACTTACTCTTTGGGATGTTTGCCCTTTCTGCGGCAACAACAGAAGATCATAATTCCCAGAAGGACAACTGCTGCAACTACCACAATAACTATAATTGTAGTGGATGAGATGTTCATCATGCTGCctgcgtaaaaaaaaagaggaaaaacaacatttttaatatgcaaaatatattttggggCAGATTAATTACAATCAGAGATAAGTCAGAAATGTTTAATCACTTGGTTAACATTAAAGATCTTTGGTTAAAAATATGACAGAACTagaattttgtctttttgtggatGACACTACAGTCTTCTTCTTACATTTCCGTTGTGATAATGAGTGGGAAGTGTGGTTCAGataaagcaaacatttgctgaGAAACATTCAGATGACTGGAGAGCTCATCTTTAAAGCTCGGTTGCTGATGGTTGCCCACTAGGGGGCAAACTCAGCATTGACCTACTAAGACGCTGTTATGGCAAAAGGCTGCTGAGCGGGGCTGTAAATTAATAAACTCACCTGGGGTCACAGCTAGGGTATAATTGTAGCTGGCAGAACCGATTCGATTTGTTGCTGTACAAATGTAGTACCCAGATGTCTCTCTTGAGATGTTGAAGAGAGACAGCTCTCCGCcatctgcaacacaaacacacaaaatttaGTCTGAACAGAGCTGAGATTATGGTTCGTTATATTAACGCTGAATAACACTAACCCTCCAACAAC
This window harbors:
- the LOC125017303 gene encoding cell surface A33 antigen-like isoform X3; protein product: MNFYRLAILLGASVIPCCLSIKVSIPKQEYEVARGGDITMTCNFEPAQPISKSFVLTWEAYPDVLGEPLRTLATYFLNNEPDYGPGYEGRAQLEVDINRKVSTLTLKKVTIGDSRHYQCGVLIPNDDQGTLSATTSLLVLVPPSTPNCTLQGSPEYFHNITLTCRSEEGSPDPVYEWKSYSVENISRPFPPKTIIKGGELSLFHISRETSGYYICTATNRIGSASYSYTLAVTPGSMMNISSTTIIVIVVVAAVVLLGIVIFCCYRRKAKHPKK
- the LOC125017301 gene encoding uncharacterized protein LOC125017301 isoform X1; translated protein: MTTEALLGWRKLFLILTVIPCCLSIKVSIPKQEYEVARGGDITMTCNFEPAQPISKVFVLTWEAYPDVLGEPLRTLATYFLNIEPNYGPEYEGRAQLEVDINRKVSTLTLKKVTIGDSRHYQCGVLIPNDDQGTLSATTSLLVLVPPSTPICTLQGSPEYFHNITLTCRSEEGSPDPVYEWKSYSVENNARPLPPKKIINGGELSLFNISRETSGYYICTATNRIGSASYNYTLAVTPAPLKKWRIMAMKLERSTGMTSRFLRKSRSTKTQSIYLLTLTAQKEQGGSWTMTSTVIIVGKEGLMATAVTLVLSVTGTTRVIAIGEVAIASTTNEIAMVVVAIASTTNEIDMVVVAIASTNNEIAMAAVAIALTTSEIAMAAVAIALTTSEIAMVVVAIALTTREIATVVVITLSTSEIAMVVVAIALMTSDIVTVVAIALTTNEITTVVDMMMMVYLKSSLKVPLKYFGDLHRCRRHLCLCLISLAHSVKTTQMLVAAVSFFLFFASWVNMCFYFLLQFQQW
- the LOC125017303 gene encoding cell surface A33 antigen-like isoform X2, yielding MNFYRLAILLGASEALLGWRKLFLILTVIPCCLSIKVSIPKQEYEVARGGDITMTCNFEPAQPISKSFVLTWEAYPDVLGEPLRTLATYFLNNEPDYGPGYEGRAQLEVDINRKVSTLTLKKVTIGDSRHYQCGVLIPNDDQGTLSATTSLLVLVPPSTPNCTLQGSPEYFHNITLTCRSEEGSPDPVYEWKSYSVENISRPFPPKTIIKGGELSLFHISRETSGYYICTATNRIGSASYSYTLAVTPAPLKKWRIITNTVLKLERSTRMTSRFLRKSRST
- the LOC125017303 gene encoding cell surface A33 antigen-like isoform X1, with amino-acid sequence MNFYRLAILLGASEALLGWRKLFLILTVIPCCLSIKVSIPKQEYEVARGGDITMTCNFEPAQPISKSFVLTWEAYPDVLGEPLRTLATYFLNNEPDYGPGYEGRAQLEVDINRKVSTLTLKKVTIGDSRHYQCGVLIPNDDQGTLSATTSLLVLVPPSTPNCTLQGSPEYFHNITLTCRSEEGSPDPVYEWKSYSVENISRPFPPKTIIKGGELSLFHISRETSGYYICTATNRIGSASYSYTLAVTPGSMMNISSTTIIVIVVVAAVVLLGIVIFCCYRRKAKHPKK
- the LOC125017301 gene encoding cell surface A33 antigen-like isoform X2, with the translated sequence MTTEALLGWRKLFLILTVIPCCLSIKVSIPKQEYEVARGGDITMTCNFEPAQPISKVFVLTWEAYPDVLGEPLRTLATYFLNIEPNYGPEYEGRAQLEVDINRKVSTLTLKKVTIGDSRHYQCGVLIPNDDQGTLSATTSLLVLVPPSTPICTLQGSPEYFHNITLTCRSEEGSPDPVYEWKSYSVENNARPLPPKKIINGGELSLFNISRETSGYYICTATNRIGSASYNYTLAVTPGSMMNISSTTIIVIVVVAAVVLLGIMIFCCCRRKGKHPKDPSEEMEDYGHETGKEYRDDESIPEKKQVNQNTVDLPPDTYGTEGARRKLDDDQYSYNSGKGRPDGNSSDVGSQRYRDDQGDRYRGSRDRLDDQRDRYGGSRDRLDDQRDRYGGSRDRLDEQRDRYGGSRDRLDDQRDRYGGSRDRLDDQRDRYGGSRDRLDDQRDRHGSRDHLVDQRDRYGGSRDRLDDQRHRYGSRDRLDYERDHDGGRYDDDGLLKV